The DNA segment TGTCATATCCCTGCAATAAAAACTTCATTTTCATGCCATCTCACTGAAATATTCCCTCGCTTTAATAACACCATAACGATTGTTCTTGCTGGAATCGAATAGCGATTTGTTCTGAGACAAGGCGAATGCATCCAGTTGGCAGGATGAAAAAAAATAACTGTCAGCATCGGTATCAGGGTTTTAAACGAAAAGGTTTGTCATTTATTGGTCATCATATTGTCATCAGGCAACTTGGTGATTAGCTAGCTTAAGCGTAAATAGGGGTTTTAATGAAAAAGTTGTTGTTCACCAGATTGGCCAGTATTGCGGTATTCACGGCCGGGATTACAGCCCATGCCGCCAACGAGTTGGCCATCCAGGCTAATATTTCTCAATCCGATCAGCGGGCCTATTCGATTCGGGTCGACGGTAACACGCAATCGCTGCCGGGCAATAGCGTGGTCACCTTTGATTTGAGTGAAGGTAGTCACAACGTGCAGTTGTTGGCAGAGGGTGATGAAGTACATGCCTTTACATTTAACAGCAAACAGAATCAATTGACGGATATTGTTATCGAAGTCAACGCTGATGGTGCCACTGAGACTATCCGCTCTTTGCCGGCCAGTGATATGGATAACAGTATCATTAATGCGGGGACTCTGGTTCGCGGTAAGGCCGAGCCTGCAGCTGCCCGTGCCAGCAACGCAAATATTGAAGAAGTAACGGTGGTGGCCAAGGTTTCCGTGTCATCACTGGAGGAGACCGAGCGTTACTCCTCCAATGTGATCGACACCATGGGTGAAGAAGAAATGGAGCGCTCCGGTGATACCAATGTGGCACTGGCGATGTCGCGGATTGTGGGTGTCACTATTCAAGAAGGAAAATATGCCAACGTTCGAGGTCTGGATGGCCGCTATATCTCCAGTACTTTAAATGGCTTGTTAATGCCAAGTACGGATCCCATGCGCCGTGATGTGCAATTGGATTTATTCCCGGCAAATATTATCGGTGCTATCGAAATTCAAAAATCCTACTCAGCAGATCTGTTAGGCAGCACTACCGGCGGCAGTGTCAAAATGAAAACCAAAGGTTTGCCCGATGAAAAAACCACCGAGATTGCCCTCGGTATGGGCTATAACTTCGACGTTACCGGCGATGATATTCTTAGCTACCGTGGCAGTGATGGTGACTGGGCAGGTTATGACAGTGGCTTGCGTGATATCCCCAGCAATGTGGTTAATGCGACGGATGGTGGTCGTTCACTAACGATCTGCGATCCCTCCGTTGACCCGGTGCGCTGTACTGCGCCACTGACAGCCGCCTCATACGGTGTGCAATTCCAGGATGACTATAACCTCAGTCAGAAAACAGCCCATCCGGATGTGGCGGCTTCCATTTCCCATGGCAATATCGTCGAGCATAGCTTCGGTGAAATCGGTTACTACGGTACGGTGGGTTACAAATACACTACCAAGGATCGCTTGGATGCCGAGTTAAATGACCCCTCAGCCACCGTAGGTGAATATGCCCGCAGTACCCAGAACACCAACGTTAATGCCTATTTTATTACCGGCTATCAATTTGATGGTGGCGATGAAATTTTAAGTAAAACCATTTACCTGCATAACACCGACGATATTGCTCGCCGTGAAGTTGGTACCGACAACGAAGACAACGGCATTGAGCGCGTGGTACTGGAATGGGTAGAGCGTGAGTTTATTGCCCAACACTTTAGCGGCGACCATGCGTTTGCGGTGGGTGACCAGGATCATATTCTCGATTGGAATGCCGGCTACTCGGTCACGGACCGCTACGAGCCCGACCGTCGCACTTATTCTTACCTTAATGGTGTGCTGGCAACATCGGCCTTTGAGCGCCGTTGGTCAGAGCTGGACGAAGACAGTGTGGATTTATCGGTTGATTATAAAATCCCCTTTACCATTGGCGATGATGTTTATGCAGAATTCAAGATTGGCGCACTGTATTCCGATCGCTCCCGTGAAGTGGAATTAATCCGCTTTGGTGTGCAGCGCGGTGATAATGCCGATGAGATTTCTTTTGCCGATACCGAAAACCTCGAAGACGTGCTGTCTTACTACAACTATGTGTTAGATCGGGTAAGGCTGGGTACCAATACCACCGATACCGATTCCTACGATGCGGATGAAGATGTTAATGCCGCCTATGCCTCGGCACTGTTTGAGTTTGGTGAAGACCTGACAGTATTAGCCGGTGTACGCCAGGAAGAGTTTACCCAGGACTTGACCTATCCCAATGAAGATACCGCTTCCAACTCCCTGGAATCGGATGAGACCCTGCCGTCACTGGCGCTTACTTACCGCTTCGACAGCCAGTTCCAGTTGCGCGCTGGCTACAGTAATACCGTCTCTTACCCCGGTATTATCGAGCGTTCTGAATCACTGTCTTATGACCCGGATACCGATGACCCGATCTTTGGTAATCCTGATTTGGAAGTCAGCACCATCGATAATTTCGATCTGCGTTTAGAGTATTACATCACTGACCTCGAAACGATTTCGCTGGCCCTGTTCTACAAGGATATTGATAGCCCGATTGAGCGCGCTGTACCAGACGCCTCCGGTTCAGCGGCTGACGGTATCACTTACCGCAATGCAGAGTCTGCGGAACTGGAAGGGGTAGAGCTGGATTTTACCAAGTACCTGATTGATACCGGTGACACACTGGCTTTTATTTCTGGCAACGTCTCTTATATCGATTCAGAAGTGGAGTTAGATGAGGATTCGATTCGCCTTGAAGGTGAAGACTCCATTGGTCGCGAACTGCAAGGCCAGTCGCCCTGGTTGGCCAATTTACAGTTCGGTTTTGATGACTATCAGGATCAACAAAAATTTACCTTGCTGGTTAATTTCTTTGACGATCGTATTTACCGGGTAACACGCGGCGGCAATAACGGACCCGAATATGAAAAAGGGCGAGTCTCGGTAGATTTTACTTATGAGAAAACCTTTGAGCGTCTGGAAGACAGTGTGGTGCTGAAACTAAAACTTAAAAATATTCTGGATGAAGAATTTGAAAAAGAAAGAAATGGGCAGGTGATTGAGTCTTATACCGAAGGTACATCTTTATCACTGGGTTTAAGTTACGAATTTTAATAACTGATTAAATTGATAAACAAAACTAGGAAGAAAACTATGTTACAGAAAAAACTGTTTTTAGCGATAGCAGTTGCCAGCGTAACCCTGTTAACAGGTTGTAGCGACGGTGACGAAGGGGACGATGTCAGTATTGTCATCGAAAGTGAAGGGGGTGTCGACGGTGTGGGTGGTGATGAACCAGCAGATCCCGGCTTAAGTGGTGATTGTGCCAGCTTGACGGCAGCCTCTTTTGTAAGCTGTGATGCCAATACCGGTAACGCCACTTTATCCGGCACGATTGATCAGGATTACACCCTGACCAGTGACCGTGAATGGCGCCTTGATGGAACGGTTTCTGTCGGTAGCGGCAATGTCACTGTTGCTGATGCTACCGCGGTACAGGCTATTAAAGATGCCGGTGTTACCTTAACGATTGAGCCGGGCACCAATGTTCGTGCGTTTGATACCGGTTCATTGTTAGTGACCCGCGGTTCAATGCTGCTTGCCGACGGCACAGCCTCAGCCCCCATCACTTTCAGCAGCGTTGCCGATTCAGACTTTGACGGTTACGGCGAGTGGGGTGGCGTGATTATCCAGGGCTTCGCTCCGCAATATGGCCAGGGTGGCACCGGCGCCTGTTTTGGTGCTGGCGAGGTCTGTAATATCGAAGGCGAAGGCGGTACTGAAGTGTCGGTTTATGGCGGTAATGAAGCCGATGATAATAGCGGTATTATCCGTTATGTACGTATTGCCGAGGGCGGCCTGATCGCTGGCCCTGACAATGAAATCAACGGCCTAACACTACAGGGCGTAGGTCACGGTACCGTGATTGAATATGTCCAGGTGCACAATAATCTGGACGATGGTGTTGAATGGTTTGGTGGTACGGTTAATGCCAGATATCTGGTATTGACCGGCAACGACGATGACGACATTGATTTTGATGAAGGCTATCAGGGCAATATCCAGTACGCCATTATCCAGAAAGACCCTAACAAAGACACGCCTACGGGTAGCAACGATCCTCGTGGTATTGAAGCCAACTCCAGCGATGGCGACTATACGCCGGAAACTGAAGCGGTGCTGGCCAATATTACCGTTGTCGGTAGTGCGGTGAATAATGACCCTGACTCCAGCAAAGGCGAGCAGCCCGGTATGCGTTTACGCGGTGCTTTAACGGTCAGTATCTATAACAGCTCAGTGGATGGTTTTGATACCGGCTGTATTCGTATCGACGATGCCGATACCGATGAAAATGCAGCCACGGGTGATGCCGATGGTCTGGAAGCTTTTTCCAATGTCACTCTGGTTAATGTGATTGGTGATTGTGAAGACGGCTTCTATGATAAGCGCGCTGCTGACACAGAAAGCAATATTGCTTCAACCGGCTTAAGCTACAGTTCTAGCTATGCTATCAATGAAGCGGCGGCTCAATTAAGCGAAGCGCCTGCCATTAATGCCGTCAATAATGGTTCAGGTTTTGCCTTTGACCAAACTGACTATGTGGGTGCGGTTGATCCCAATGCCTCCAGTGCCTGGTGGTTGGGCTGGATTATCGAAGGTTCATTAGTGGATGCGGCAATGCCTGCAGCAGCCGACTTTGTGAGCTGCGATAACAGCACTAACATCTGTACAGTCACCGGTACTATCGATGAAGACTATCGCTTTATCAACGGCTACGAATGGCGTTTGGATGGTGAAGTGTTAGTGGGCACCGGTAATATCGCTATCGCCTCACAGGCAGAGAAAGATGCGGTGATTGCTAACGGTGTTACCTTGACGATTGAGCCTGGCGTTGAAGTTCGCGCGTTTGATGACGGTTCATTGCTGGTGACTCGCGGTTCCAAACTGATTGCCGACGGTACGGCAGCAAGCCCAATTACTTTTAGCAGTGTCTCTGATGAAGATTACGACGGTGAAGGTGAATGGGGCGGTGTGATCGTTCAGGGCTTTGCACCCCAGTATGGAGCCGGTGGTACCGGTGCCTGTTTTGGTGCCGGTGAAACCTGGTGTAACGTTGAAGGCGAAGGCGGTACGGTTGTAGGTCGTTTCGGCGGCAGCGATGCTGACGACAACAGCGGTATTATTCGCTATGTGCGTATTGCTGAAGGCGGCCTGGTGGCCGGTCCTAACAACGAAATCAACGGTCTTACCTTACAAGGTGTTGGTCACGGTACTGTAGTCGAGTATGTCCATGTTCATAATAATCTGGACGATGGTGTTGAGTGGTTCGGCGGTACCGTTAATGCTCGTTACCTAGTGTTGACCAATAACGATGATGACGATATCGATTACGATGAAGGCTATCAGGGTAATATCCAATACGCCATTATTCGTAAAAACCCAAGCAAGTCTTCACCAACTGGCAGCAATGACCCCCGCGGTATCGAAGCTAACTCCAGTGATGCTGACTTTGTTCCAGAAACTGAGGCCGTATTGGCGAATATTCTGGTACTGGGCAGCGACGTTAACAACGATGCCACATCCTCCAAAGGTGAGCAGCCCGGTATGCGTCTGCGCGGTGCCTTAACCACATCGATTTACAATACAGCGGTGAAAGATTTTGATACCGGCTGTATTCGTATCGATGATGCCGATACCGACGACAATGCAGCCACCGGCGATGCCGATGGTCTTGAAGCCTTCTCCACTGTCACCCTGGTTAATGTGATTGGCGATTGTGAAGATGGTTTCTACGACAAGCGTATGGCAGATACCGAAACCGGTACGATTGGCGATACCAGCTTTACGGTAGGTATTGATTCTGCCTACGCCATCGGCGGTAGTGTGGGTGAGCTAAGCTCGGCACCAACCATTACGGCAGTCGATAACGGTTCAGGCTTTAGCTTTGAAGAAACTGACTTTATCGGTGCGGTTGAACCCGGTACTGAAGAAGCCGATGCCTGGTGGTCCGGCTGGATTATTGAAGGAGCGTTAGACTAAGCCATTGATGGCATCTTGCTGAGGTATCCCCAACCTCACTAAAGGCCGCACCCTCCCAAGTGCGGCCTTTTTTTTATGGAGGGCAGATAAAAAAATACCCGGCACTGGCCGGGTATTTTTTTGTTGCTAAGGTAAAGCGCGTGATTAAATAAAAGCACCCACCAACTGCCAGGAGGTTTTGCCATCCTGGGTTTTAATATAGTGGTATTGCACCACAGAGCCCTCAGAAAGGTTTTCAATCAATGAGCCTTTGGGTTGTTTAAACTCCAGAGTGCCATCAATAATACAGCGGGACTCTGGTTTATAAGGCTGCGCCTTATAAAAGTCTATCCGCACAATATTGCTGCCATCACTGGCTTTATCGGCAACCACTTTACCTTCCAGTAAACAATCCTGGAAAATAGTGCTGTGTTCGGTGGCTTGCAAAGCCGGGTTCAATGAGACTAGCCCGGCAAATATGCCAGCCATGGCCAGCGACTTGGTGGCCGGCATTTTTTGCAAAAAAAATCGAGATGTCATACTTATTTTCATAAAGGACGCCCTAAAGGTTTAATACTATCAATGTGATGGAATACTCAGGCGTGAGCGTTGTTTTATCATTATAAAATGCTGAATACCCACTGCAGAATAATACTAGGTGAGACCTCTGGCTATGACTAGAGCTGCTCCTTTAAACATTGATGAATTTTTTATGACAAGCCCCTGGCATGGCTGGTCTGGGGCGCAGGATATTGGCTGTTAACAGGGGGTTGCCTTAAATTCAGTGAGTATTGGGCAAAGACTTGTTAGGATAAAGCTTCCAATGCTCGCAATGGAGGTCAATCGTGGAAACCTATGAGACGTTATTAGCAACTCTGGCATTAACCATGGGGGCATCCTGGGCCAGTGGTATTAACCTTTATGCAGCCTTATTGGTGCTGGGTATAGGCGGAGCTACCGGCAATATCACCCTGCCTGCCGAGTTACATATTTTGCAGGACCCTATGGTTATCGGGGCCGCGGGTGTGATGTATGCAGTAGAGTTTTTTGCCGATAAAACGCCCGGTGTGGATACCGGCTGGGATACGATACATACCTTTGTCAGGATACCGGCCGGCGCCCTGTTAGCGGCGGGAGCGGTAGGGGATGTCAGCCCGGCCA comes from the Oceanicoccus sagamiensis genome and includes:
- a CDS encoding TonB-dependent receptor domain-containing protein, with product MKKLLFTRLASIAVFTAGITAHAANELAIQANISQSDQRAYSIRVDGNTQSLPGNSVVTFDLSEGSHNVQLLAEGDEVHAFTFNSKQNQLTDIVIEVNADGATETIRSLPASDMDNSIINAGTLVRGKAEPAAARASNANIEEVTVVAKVSVSSLEETERYSSNVIDTMGEEEMERSGDTNVALAMSRIVGVTIQEGKYANVRGLDGRYISSTLNGLLMPSTDPMRRDVQLDLFPANIIGAIEIQKSYSADLLGSTTGGSVKMKTKGLPDEKTTEIALGMGYNFDVTGDDILSYRGSDGDWAGYDSGLRDIPSNVVNATDGGRSLTICDPSVDPVRCTAPLTAASYGVQFQDDYNLSQKTAHPDVAASISHGNIVEHSFGEIGYYGTVGYKYTTKDRLDAELNDPSATVGEYARSTQNTNVNAYFITGYQFDGGDEILSKTIYLHNTDDIARREVGTDNEDNGIERVVLEWVEREFIAQHFSGDHAFAVGDQDHILDWNAGYSVTDRYEPDRRTYSYLNGVLATSAFERRWSELDEDSVDLSVDYKIPFTIGDDVYAEFKIGALYSDRSREVELIRFGVQRGDNADEISFADTENLEDVLSYYNYVLDRVRLGTNTTDTDSYDADEDVNAAYASALFEFGEDLTVLAGVRQEEFTQDLTYPNEDTASNSLESDETLPSLALTYRFDSQFQLRAGYSNTVSYPGIIERSESLSYDPDTDDPIFGNPDLEVSTIDNFDLRLEYYITDLETISLALFYKDIDSPIERAVPDASGSAADGITYRNAESAELEGVELDFTKYLIDTGDTLAFISGNVSYIDSEVELDEDSIRLEGEDSIGRELQGQSPWLANLQFGFDDYQDQQKFTLLVNFFDDRIYRVTRGGNNGPEYEKGRVSVDFTYEKTFERLEDSVVLKLKLKNILDEEFEKERNGQVIESYTEGTSLSLGLSYEF